One Methylophilus sp. TWE2 DNA segment encodes these proteins:
- a CDS encoding glutamine--tRNA ligase/YqeY domain fusion protein yields the protein MSTEKEPIPAASNFIRAVIDKDLAENKYANKKWAGSPGDAAHQATGQVDFAKIRTRFPPEPNGYLHIGHAKSIFLNFGLARDYGGVCHLRFDDTNPEKESQEYVDSISDMVQWLGFGWDNTTPNGSKESNLYFASDYFGVMYQAAEALITNGHAYVDEQTAEEVRINRGTLTEPGKDSPYRNRSVEENLRIFREMRDGKHPDGSMLLRAKIDMASPNINMRDPAIYRIRRAHHHNTGDQWCIYPMYTFAHPIEDALEQITHSICTLEFEDQRPFYDWLMARLVEAGLLANPVPYQYEFARLNLTYVVLSKRKLIQLVEEKHVSGWDDPRLPTLAGARRRGYTPEGFKLFTDRIGVSKADSWIDYSILEDCMREVLNESAPRKIGVLDPIKLVIDNYPEGQDEDCYAPNHPQKPDLGKRVVKLSKELWIEREDFMEEPSKGYFRLFPGNMVRLRYGYVVKCISCEKDAAGNVITVHCEYLPDTKSGTPGADSVKVKGNIHWVSANHAYTAEIRLYDRLFKDPHPGSGDKDFLEDINPDSVKVITAQLEQSAQEAQPGDSYQFERHGYFVADRKDSVAGKPVFNRTVTLRDNWQK from the coding sequence ATGTCGACAGAAAAAGAACCCATCCCCGCTGCCTCCAACTTTATCCGCGCCGTCATTGATAAAGACCTTGCAGAAAACAAATACGCGAACAAAAAATGGGCGGGCAGCCCAGGCGATGCAGCGCACCAGGCCACTGGCCAAGTAGACTTTGCCAAAATCCGCACACGCTTTCCGCCCGAGCCTAATGGCTATTTGCATATCGGCCATGCCAAATCCATCTTTTTAAACTTTGGCCTGGCACGTGATTACGGCGGCGTCTGCCATTTGCGTTTTGACGACACCAACCCGGAAAAAGAAAGCCAGGAATACGTAGACAGCATCTCTGACATGGTGCAATGGCTGGGCTTTGGCTGGGACAACACCACGCCCAATGGCAGCAAAGAGAGCAATCTTTACTTTGCCTCTGACTATTTCGGTGTCATGTACCAAGCCGCAGAAGCGCTGATCACTAATGGTCATGCCTATGTCGACGAGCAAACGGCCGAAGAAGTGCGTATCAACCGTGGCACGCTGACTGAGCCAGGCAAGGATTCGCCTTATCGCAACCGCAGCGTAGAAGAAAACCTGCGTATTTTCCGTGAAATGCGCGATGGCAAACACCCCGATGGCAGCATGTTGTTGCGTGCCAAAATCGACATGGCCTCGCCTAACATCAACATGCGCGACCCGGCCATTTACCGTATCCGTCGCGCGCATCACCATAATACGGGCGACCAATGGTGCATCTACCCGATGTATACCTTCGCCCACCCGATTGAAGATGCGCTGGAGCAAATCACCCACTCCATCTGTACGCTCGAATTTGAAGATCAACGCCCGTTTTATGACTGGCTGATGGCGCGTCTGGTAGAAGCTGGCCTACTGGCTAATCCGGTGCCTTACCAATATGAGTTTGCACGCCTGAACCTTACATATGTCGTACTCTCCAAGCGCAAGCTGATTCAACTGGTAGAAGAAAAACACGTCAGCGGCTGGGATGATCCCCGCCTGCCAACCCTGGCGGGTGCCCGCCGCCGTGGCTATACGCCAGAAGGTTTCAAGCTGTTTACTGACCGTATCGGCGTTTCCAAAGCAGATTCCTGGATCGACTACAGCATCCTAGAAGACTGCATGCGCGAAGTGCTCAACGAATCCGCACCCCGTAAAATTGGCGTGCTTGACCCGATCAAACTGGTCATTGATAACTACCCAGAGGGCCAAGACGAAGACTGCTACGCCCCTAACCACCCGCAAAAGCCAGACTTAGGCAAACGAGTGGTCAAACTCTCCAAAGAGTTATGGATTGAGCGTGAAGACTTTATGGAAGAACCTTCCAAAGGCTACTTCCGCTTATTCCCCGGCAATATGGTGCGCTTGCGCTATGGCTACGTGGTCAAATGTATCAGCTGCGAAAAGGATGCGGCTGGCAACGTGATTACCGTGCATTGCGAATACCTGCCAGACACCAAATCCGGCACACCTGGCGCTGACAGCGTCAAGGTCAAAGGTAATATCCACTGGGTCAGCGCCAACCACGCTTACACCGCCGAAATCCGCCTGTACGACCGACTGTTTAAAGACCCACATCCAGGTAGCGGCGACAAAGACTTTTTAGAAGATATCAACCCGGATTCAGTCAAAGTCATTACCGCCCAACTGGAACAAAGCGCCCAGGAAGCACAACCGGGTGACAGCTACCAGTTTGAGCGTCACGGGTATTTTGTCGCAGACAGAAAAGACAGCGTGGCTGGTAAACCGGTGTTTAATAGAACAGTGACGTTGCGAGATAATTGGCAGAAGTAA
- a CDS encoding AAA family ATPase, with product MKKVIIIAGPNGAGKTTFAREYLPNEANCPIFINADLIAAGLAPFSPETAAVKAARLMLKEIESNVKAGNSFAIETTLSGKTYARDIIEWKKVGYHITLAFLSLPDPEIAIARVAARVAAGGHNIPEGTIRRRFKAGLENFHQLYSPLANSWSLYDNSGDEPKLISRGVNL from the coding sequence ATGAAAAAAGTCATCATTATCGCAGGTCCAAATGGTGCAGGAAAAACCACTTTTGCCCGGGAATACTTGCCTAATGAGGCTAATTGTCCAATCTTCATTAATGCCGACCTCATTGCAGCTGGGTTGGCGCCCTTTTCCCCTGAAACGGCTGCGGTAAAAGCGGCAAGACTGATGCTGAAAGAAATTGAGTCAAATGTAAAAGCTGGAAATAGCTTTGCTATTGAAACAACGCTTTCAGGAAAAACTTACGCAAGAGATATTATCGAATGGAAAAAGGTTGGCTATCACATCACGCTTGCTTTTCTAAGCTTACCTGATCCAGAAATCGCGATAGCCAGAGTTGCCGCAAGAGTAGCCGCTGGTGGACACAATATCCCAGAAGGCACCATCAGGCGTAGATTCAAAGCAGGTTTAGAAAACTTTCATCAGCTTTACAGTCCTCTAGCAAATTCATGGTCTTTGTATGACAATTCAGGCGACGAACCTAAATTAATATCACGAGGCGTAAATCTATGA
- a CDS encoding HEPN domain-containing protein, with protein sequence MTTEKIKLHQGQINCLRDFIKSFEFKNESLTSNDYLSFQNLEESLLKNKVLQEHFDKHELGFFIQRIADDFVSEKTDNLDEKKKLYQSDDWLNLCLERVVNLIQSTPLEYTGSISFPACRTRFPVNISLNSRLSIDTPHNISYPNSSLVTALLKISEHSIWQTDLLNEKTYLNLKVHGYCDGSINCTASIEFLSLLKQFLALAMIQNLLVADKWKLSLQNWQEIEKSDKKVTPHWVMKTTNSDQQKPWHMEVPPELAAFINVINFNSNDLSILSDCKNTKSASITVLGSLVQREPENALEFNEALLNKFKIISTFFSTETSFDKERISAALEWYLEAKSSNNQSVSLIYFCIGLEAILSDGTKSRELGLKEKLGDRVAYMIGNTQEERKKWKDKFEKIYEARSNLVHAKQPRLSKHDQELLRSAEVILEYLIERELNGLLKSLQKKKPSNH encoded by the coding sequence ATGACAACTGAAAAAATAAAACTCCACCAAGGACAAATAAACTGCCTTCGAGACTTCATAAAATCATTTGAATTCAAAAATGAAAGCCTAACTTCAAATGATTATTTAAGTTTCCAAAACTTGGAAGAAAGCCTGCTCAAAAACAAGGTATTACAGGAGCATTTTGACAAACATGAACTGGGCTTTTTTATCCAAAGGATAGCTGATGACTTTGTATCTGAAAAAACTGATAACTTAGATGAAAAAAAGAAACTTTATCAATCAGATGATTGGCTCAATTTATGTTTAGAAAGAGTTGTAAATCTAATTCAGTCAACTCCATTAGAGTACACGGGGTCCATTAGTTTCCCAGCATGTAGAACAAGATTTCCAGTGAATATATCTCTAAATTCACGATTATCCATAGATACCCCTCACAATATATCTTACCCAAACAGTTCACTCGTTACGGCTCTGCTTAAAATCAGTGAACATAGTATTTGGCAAACGGATTTGCTAAATGAAAAAACGTATCTTAATCTGAAAGTTCATGGATATTGCGACGGCAGCATAAACTGTACAGCTAGCATTGAATTTCTTTCATTACTTAAACAGTTTTTGGCCTTAGCTATGATTCAGAACCTTTTAGTGGCGGATAAATGGAAGTTGAGTTTACAAAATTGGCAGGAAATTGAAAAATCTGATAAAAAGGTAACTCCTCACTGGGTAATGAAAACTACAAACTCAGATCAGCAAAAACCATGGCATATGGAGGTTCCTCCTGAGCTAGCGGCCTTTATTAACGTAATAAATTTTAACTCTAATGATTTATCGATTTTAAGTGATTGCAAAAACACAAAATCAGCGTCTATAACTGTATTAGGTTCATTAGTTCAGAGAGAGCCTGAGAATGCATTGGAATTCAACGAGGCACTGCTTAATAAATTCAAGATAATATCTACGTTTTTTAGTACTGAAACATCTTTTGACAAAGAAAGAATATCAGCCGCCCTTGAATGGTATTTAGAGGCAAAGTCATCTAATAATCAATCTGTTTCACTTATTTATTTTTGCATAGGGCTTGAAGCTATTTTGAGTGACGGCACTAAATCTCGCGAACTTGGATTGAAAGAGAAGTTAGGTGATCGTGTCGCTTATATGATTGGCAACACACAAGAAGAACGAAAAAAATGGAAAGATAAATTTGAAAAAATATATGAGGCGAGAAGTAATCTTGTGCATGCTAAGCAGCCACGATTATCGAAACACGATCAAGAACTACTACGCTCAGCGGAAGTGATCCTTGAGTATTTGATAGAAAGAGAATTAAATGGATTATTGAAATCGCTTCAAAAAAAGAAGCCGTCTAACCATTAA
- a CDS encoding flavin reductase family protein, protein MTKNISLLHSYRLLNHGSTTVITSAHAGQRNIMAAAWVCALDFNPPKVTVVIDSKTYTRELMEAEGTFAINLPCVKQIEMVKKVGGISGRDLPGTDKFVEYGIETFAAQEISAPLVKDCVAWLECKIIPEPHNQNTYDLFIAEVVAAHADERVFSDGRWHFEGHDELRTIHHVAGGVFYATGQQC, encoded by the coding sequence GTGACCAAAAATATTTCTTTGCTGCATTCTTATCGATTGCTAAATCACGGCTCGACAACCGTCATCACCTCCGCTCACGCTGGTCAACGAAACATTATGGCCGCCGCCTGGGTCTGCGCTTTAGACTTCAATCCACCCAAAGTCACTGTCGTCATTGATAGCAAAACCTACACCCGCGAACTGATGGAAGCCGAAGGCACATTTGCCATCAACCTGCCCTGTGTCAAACAAATTGAAATGGTGAAAAAAGTTGGAGGTATTAGCGGTCGTGATTTGCCGGGCACAGACAAATTTGTTGAATACGGCATTGAGACCTTTGCCGCACAGGAGATCAGCGCGCCGCTAGTGAAAGATTGCGTGGCGTGGCTGGAGTGCAAAATTATCCCCGAGCCGCATAATCAGAACACTTATGACCTGTTTATTGCCGAGGTGGTTGCGGCGCATGCCGATGAGCGTGTGTTTAGTGATGGCCGCTGGCATTTTGAAGGCCATGATGAGTTGCGCACCATTCACCATGTTGCGGGAGGCGTGTTCTACGCGACCGGCCAGCAATGCTAA
- a CDS encoding HAD-IIB family hydrolase — protein MRTQHQQKNDQLYVLLISVHGLIRGEQLELGVDADTGGQCTYVLDLARALAEHPQVGKVELMTRLIEDPNISPDYSLPQEQLSEKARIIRFPCGPKRYLRKETLWPHLDQMVDRCLHYLRQQGRLPDVIHSHYADAGYVGRQLSMLLGIPLIHTGHSLGKPKQDRLLSSGRKAANIEKQFNFERRIAEEEALIQHASMIVTSTRQEVELQYGMYSQPDLKHFRVIPPGTDTSRFSPPGRRPISDTVEHSINRFLENPKKPMILCICRPEVRKNIKGLVAAYANNQALQKRANLVLVAGSRENIRDLEKSQAAVLNDLLLDIDTYDLWGKVAIPKNHAQEDVPEMYRMAAKSRGIFINAAFTEPFGLTLLEAGACGLPVIAPDDGGPRDILTNCHHGLLVDTLSSEAIGEALLSALTDKARWRKWAKNGVLNVKRHYTWEGHVSKYVKEVNALLRKQRKNLRKQQIALHSGKSPIPLAQHAFITDIDNTLLGNRAGHEALTEWLIANGSYTVFGIATGRPLESAIDILRKNRIPIPDVLITSVGSEIHYGIRQTPDIGWANHIRHLWRRDDVLKAMQEIPGIRLQTPENQREFKISYVVDPKKMPGADKINQHLRGHGLHAQVIYSHGEFLDILPIRASKGHAIRYLSYKWGLPLTNFLVSGDSGNDIEMLIGDTMAVVVGNYSEDLSHLKGIPRIYFAEATHANGILEGMQHYKFGKPISKDHGGTPDHKSETVVEGA, from the coding sequence ATGCGTACACAACATCAACAAAAAAATGATCAGCTCTATGTGTTACTGATCAGTGTTCACGGTTTAATCAGGGGCGAGCAGCTTGAACTTGGCGTCGACGCTGATACTGGTGGCCAATGCACCTATGTGCTGGATTTGGCGAGAGCTTTGGCTGAACACCCGCAGGTGGGTAAGGTTGAATTAATGACGCGCCTGATTGAAGATCCTAACATCTCGCCTGACTATTCCCTGCCTCAAGAGCAGCTCAGTGAAAAAGCCCGCATTATCCGCTTCCCGTGTGGGCCCAAGCGTTATTTGCGCAAGGAAACTCTATGGCCGCATCTGGACCAGATGGTAGACCGTTGTCTCCATTATTTGCGTCAGCAAGGCCGTTTGCCGGATGTGATTCACTCCCATTATGCCGACGCAGGCTATGTGGGCCGTCAGTTGTCCATGCTATTGGGTATTCCGCTGATTCATACCGGGCATTCGCTGGGTAAGCCCAAGCAGGATCGCCTGCTTTCAAGTGGACGTAAAGCTGCGAATATTGAAAAACAATTTAATTTTGAGCGGCGGATTGCCGAGGAAGAAGCGCTGATCCAACATGCTTCCATGATCGTCACCAGTACCCGGCAAGAAGTGGAATTGCAATATGGCATGTATTCGCAGCCAGACCTCAAGCATTTCCGCGTGATTCCTCCGGGTACAGATACTTCACGTTTTTCACCGCCTGGCAGGCGCCCGATTTCAGACACGGTAGAACACAGCATCAACCGTTTTTTGGAAAACCCCAAGAAGCCGATGATTTTGTGTATCTGCCGCCCGGAAGTACGAAAAAACATCAAAGGCCTGGTCGCTGCCTACGCCAATAACCAGGCACTGCAAAAACGTGCCAATCTGGTGCTGGTAGCAGGGAGCCGCGAGAATATCCGCGACCTGGAAAAATCGCAGGCAGCTGTGCTCAATGACCTGCTGCTGGACATTGATACCTATGACTTGTGGGGCAAGGTGGCGATTCCTAAAAACCATGCCCAGGAAGACGTGCCTGAAATGTACCGCATGGCAGCAAAAAGCCGCGGTATTTTTATTAATGCCGCCTTTACCGAACCGTTTGGATTAACCTTGTTGGAAGCTGGTGCTTGCGGTTTACCTGTCATTGCACCGGATGATGGTGGTCCGCGGGATATTTTAACGAACTGCCATCACGGCTTGCTGGTCGACACCCTCAGTAGTGAAGCCATTGGTGAGGCATTACTCTCTGCATTGACGGATAAAGCCCGCTGGCGCAAATGGGCTAAGAATGGCGTGCTAAACGTCAAGCGTCACTACACCTGGGAGGGTCACGTCAGCAAATATGTGAAAGAGGTAAATGCATTATTGCGCAAGCAGCGTAAAAACTTGCGTAAGCAACAGATTGCCCTGCATAGCGGGAAGTCTCCGATTCCTCTGGCACAGCATGCTTTTATCACCGATATTGATAATACCCTGCTTGGCAACCGTGCTGGACACGAAGCGTTGACCGAGTGGCTAATTGCCAACGGCAGTTATACCGTTTTTGGTATCGCCACCGGGCGCCCGCTCGAAAGCGCGATTGATATCTTGCGTAAAAACCGCATCCCAATTCCCGATGTGTTGATCACTTCGGTCGGCTCCGAAATTCATTATGGCATACGTCAGACTCCGGATATTGGCTGGGCTAACCATATCCGCCACTTATGGCGGCGTGACGATGTGTTGAAGGCCATGCAGGAAATCCCCGGCATACGCTTGCAGACACCTGAAAACCAACGTGAATTCAAGATTTCTTATGTGGTAGACCCAAAAAAAATGCCTGGAGCGGACAAAATCAACCAGCATTTACGTGGCCATGGTTTGCATGCGCAGGTGATTTACTCTCATGGCGAGTTTCTAGATATTTTGCCGATACGTGCTTCCAAAGGTCACGCTATCCGTTACCTCTCCTATAAATGGGGGTTGCCATTAACCAACTTCCTGGTTTCTGGTGATTCCGGCAATGATATTGAAATGCTCATCGGCGACACCATGGCGGTGGTAGTAGGGAATTACAGTGAAGACCTCTCTCACCTCAAGGGCATCCCCCGTATTTATTTTGCCGAAGCCACTCATGCAAACGGCATCCTGGAGGGCATGCAGCATTACAAATTTGGTAAGCCTATCAGCAAGGATCATGGTGGAACCCCAGACCACAAAAGTGAAACAGTTGTTGAAGGAGCCTAA
- a CDS encoding alpha-amylase family protein gives MYEQISHSLLNDILTQFKQPKGEDWQHFYTRLGANFYAIHSLFQHLYGQRADFKEQLGKLVNVLAQQYAQRAPHLRAKDLEREKNHDWFMQQKWVGMALYCQGFAGNLANMRDRLPYIQELGVNLVHIMPLCDCPELQNDGGYAVRDFRKVDARNGTMEDLEQLIAAMQQSDMLLTLDVVVNHTSDEHEWALKAKQGDQQYQDYYYMYPDRTLPDMFEAAMPEVFPEQAPGSFTLNPDTGKWVMTVFNHYQWDLNYSNPAVFIEMVDIVLFWANKGVDILRLDAVAFLWKKIGSSCQNEREAHLILQLLKDCCQVTAPGVIFIAEAIVAPTEIIKYFGEDAINAKECEIAYNATFMALLWDAVATKQTVLLTKGVEDLPEKLDRATWLNYVRCHDDIGLGFSDKAIIEAGFDPVSHRRFLVDYYTGRYPESNARGFAFGVNKKTGDARISGALASLAGLETALATQDQSAIENAMMTIILLHNLIMSFGGIPLIYYGDAVGTLNNDSYLQDENKMHDNRWVHRPTLDWEVMALRNEPGTVQQRLFSQIKQLIAIRKEISAFADLNNRELITLENPHLFAFHRFVQTGMHSKVVVVANFDTSPQSVPLQSFRQKGLFKGAVLTELYSGQQIIPESDFLTIPKLTAYWLST, from the coding sequence ATGTATGAGCAAATCTCACATTCTTTGTTGAATGACATCCTGACCCAATTCAAACAACCCAAAGGCGAAGATTGGCAACATTTTTATACCCGGCTGGGGGCTAATTTCTATGCCATCCACTCGCTATTTCAGCACTTATACGGACAACGCGCCGACTTTAAAGAACAGCTTGGCAAGCTGGTGAATGTGCTGGCACAGCAATATGCGCAACGCGCTCCCCATTTAAGAGCCAAGGACCTGGAGCGCGAAAAAAACCATGACTGGTTCATGCAGCAGAAATGGGTCGGGATGGCGCTGTATTGCCAGGGCTTTGCCGGCAATTTGGCCAATATGCGCGACAGATTACCCTACATACAAGAGCTGGGCGTGAATCTGGTGCATATCATGCCACTCTGCGATTGCCCGGAACTACAGAACGATGGCGGTTATGCCGTGCGCGACTTCAGGAAGGTAGATGCACGTAATGGCACCATGGAAGATCTGGAACAGTTGATTGCGGCCATGCAACAGAGTGATATGTTGCTGACGCTGGATGTGGTCGTCAACCATACCTCGGACGAGCATGAGTGGGCCCTTAAAGCCAAGCAAGGTGACCAGCAGTACCAGGATTACTATTATATGTACCCTGACCGGACCCTGCCGGATATGTTTGAGGCTGCTATGCCTGAGGTTTTTCCCGAACAGGCACCCGGAAGCTTCACGTTAAACCCCGACACTGGCAAATGGGTGATGACAGTGTTCAACCATTATCAATGGGACTTGAATTACAGCAACCCGGCGGTATTCATCGAAATGGTGGATATTGTCCTGTTCTGGGCCAATAAGGGCGTGGATATCCTGCGGCTGGATGCGGTTGCCTTTTTATGGAAAAAAATAGGCAGCAGTTGCCAGAATGAACGGGAAGCCCACCTGATTCTGCAACTGTTGAAAGATTGTTGCCAGGTGACTGCACCAGGCGTCATCTTTATCGCAGAAGCCATTGTGGCGCCTACCGAAATCATCAAATATTTTGGGGAAGATGCGATTAATGCCAAGGAATGCGAAATCGCCTACAACGCCACCTTCATGGCCCTGCTCTGGGATGCAGTGGCGACCAAACAGACGGTGCTACTGACCAAAGGCGTGGAAGATTTGCCGGAAAAACTGGACCGCGCCACCTGGTTGAACTATGTGCGTTGCCATGATGATATCGGCTTAGGCTTTAGCGACAAAGCCATTATTGAGGCGGGTTTTGATCCAGTCTCACATCGTCGCTTCCTGGTGGACTATTACACGGGACGCTATCCTGAATCCAATGCCAGGGGCTTCGCTTTTGGCGTCAACAAGAAAACAGGGGATGCCAGAATTTCTGGTGCGCTCGCATCCCTGGCCGGCCTGGAAACTGCGCTTGCCACTCAGGATCAGTCAGCCATTGAAAATGCGATGATGACGATCATCCTGCTGCATAACTTGATCATGTCGTTTGGCGGTATTCCATTGATTTACTATGGCGATGCAGTGGGCACACTGAACAATGACAGTTATTTGCAAGATGAAAACAAAATGCATGATAACCGCTGGGTGCACAGGCCAACGCTGGATTGGGAGGTGATGGCGCTCAGGAATGAGCCCGGCACCGTTCAACAACGCCTGTTCAGCCAGATCAAGCAATTGATCGCCATCCGCAAGGAGATTTCTGCGTTTGCGGATTTAAATAACCGCGAATTGATTACCCTGGAAAACCCGCATTTGTTTGCCTTCCACCGTTTTGTACAAACCGGCATGCATTCCAAAGTAGTGGTGGTCGCCAATTTTGATACCTCACCACAATCCGTCCCTTTACAATCGTTCCGGCAAAAAGGCCTGTTTAAAGGCGCTGTACTGACAGAGTTATATAGCGGTCAGCAAATCATCCCGGAATCAGACTTCCTGACCATCCCTAAACTCACGGCTTACTGGCTATCTACCTAA
- a CDS encoding mechanosensitive ion channel family protein yields MSWFTYLGIENPAEMLALIKTLLRIFLIMGVAYFLNRLSKKLIVKLRDKLNARQVDNLEEIKRLNTLSMVLRYIVTTVILAITVVEILHELGISIAPVLAAAGVVGLAVGFGAQSLVKDYFNGFFLLLENQIRKDDVVEIADKAGLVEEITLRYIKMRDYEGNVHYVPNGQITTVTNRSRDFAYAVMDIRVGYDENIAKVMQIMHEVGAAIVQDEALQNKVLDKLEIAGVDNLAESAVIIRCRIKVRPLEQWTIKREYLKRIKNAFDAQQIEIPFPHLTVYQGQGQLAA; encoded by the coding sequence ATGTCTTGGTTTACTTATTTAGGCATCGAAAATCCAGCGGAAATGTTGGCACTGATCAAAACCCTGTTACGCATTTTCCTCATTATGGGGGTTGCCTACTTTCTCAATCGCCTTAGCAAAAAACTGATTGTTAAATTACGGGATAAGTTGAATGCCAGACAAGTGGACAACCTCGAAGAGATCAAACGCCTGAATACACTGAGCATGGTGCTGCGCTATATTGTCACTACGGTAATCCTGGCCATTACCGTGGTAGAAATCCTGCATGAGCTGGGCATTTCGATTGCCCCGGTACTGGCAGCAGCCGGTGTCGTAGGTTTAGCTGTCGGCTTCGGTGCACAAAGCCTGGTCAAGGATTACTTCAACGGATTCTTTTTATTGCTGGAAAACCAGATTCGCAAGGATGATGTGGTAGAGATTGCTGACAAAGCCGGGCTGGTCGAAGAAATTACCTTACGCTATATCAAAATGCGCGATTACGAGGGCAATGTCCATTATGTGCCTAATGGCCAGATTACGACTGTCACCAACCGCTCACGCGATTTTGCTTATGCGGTGATGGATATCCGCGTGGGCTATGATGAAAATATCGCCAAGGTCATGCAGATCATGCATGAAGTGGGGGCTGCTATTGTGCAAGATGAGGCATTGCAAAATAAGGTGCTCGACAAGCTAGAAATTGCCGGTGTCGATAACCTGGCGGAATCTGCTGTCATTATCCGTTGCCGTATCAAAGTCCGACCACTGGAACAATGGACAATTAAGCGTGAATACCTCAAACGTATTAAAAACGCATTTGATGCCCAACAGATTGAGATTCCTTTCCCTCACCTCACCGTTTATCAAGGTCAGGGGCAACTGGCTGCTTAA